GCTTCGACCAGTGGCGGGCGCGGCTGATGGACCCGGCGGTGCGGCGGCGGCTCAAGGCGGAGTGGGCCCGGCGCGGGGGCGCCTTTGCGGGTCCGGGCGGCCCGGAGGGCGTGCTGCTCGCGGGCTTCAAGCAGGACAGCCTCCGCCAGTACGTGGGCAAGCGGCTCAAGGAGGTGGCGGAGCTGCGGGGCCAGAGCCCCGAGGACGCCGCCATGGACCTGATCATCGCCGACCGGAGCCGGATCGAGTGCATCTACTTCACGATGTCCGAGGAGAACCTCCGGAAGCAGATCGTGCAGCCCTGGCTCTCGTTCGCCTCGGACGCGTCGTCGATCGCGCCGGAGGGCGTGTTCCTCAGGTCCAACCCGCACCCCCGGGCCTATGGCACCTTCGCGCGGGTGCTCGGCAAGTACACCCGCGAGGAGGGCGTGCTGTCGCTCCCCGAGGCGGTGCGGAAGCTGACCAGCCTGCCGGCCAGCAACCTGCGCCTGGCGCGCCGCGGAACCCTGACGCCCGGCTACTACGCCGACGTGGTGGTGTTCGACCCGGCCACGATCACCGACCACGCCACCTTCGACCGCCCGCACCAGTACGCGACCGGGGTGCGCCAGGTGTTCGTGAACGGGGTGCAGGTGATCCGCGACGGGGAGCACACGGGCCTCACGCCAGGCCGGGTGGTGAAGCGGGGGACGTGAGACGGACAGGAACGCGGAGAGCGGGCAACGGGAAGCGGGGGGAGAGGCCGAGCGCGTGATGCCCCGGAATGCGGGGCGGCGAAGCATCCCCCTTCCCCGTCGCCGCGCGGGCCCGTAGCTTCCCGCCCGTCTCACGCCCCGTCAATTCCCCATCGAGGACCCGCATGATCCGGCATCGCCTGACTGCCGCGGCACTCCTGCTGGCCACCGCCGCGTGCGCCGCCGCCCAGCCCGCCACGACCCCTGCGCCGGCCCCCGGCGCCGCACCGGCCACCAGCGCCAATGGCGGCCGTCCGGCAGGCGCCCGGGCCGACAGTACCAAGACGCCCAAGCCCAGGATCAAGGCGTTCAAGGACCTGATCACCGACAAGGCGAAGGCCGATTCCGGGCTCTTCACGGTCTGGACCCAGGGCGATTCCACCTTCTACGAGATCCCCAACGCCACCCTGGGCCGCGAGATGCTGCTGGTAAGCCGCATCGCGCGGACGGCCACCAACATCGGCTACGGCGGCGAGGAGACCAACGAGTCGGTGGTGCGGTGGGAGCGGCAGGGCGACAAGATCCTGCTGCGCACGGTGAGCTACCTGAACGTGGCCGACAGCACCCTGCCGATCAGCCGGGCAGTGCGCGCGGCCAACTTCGAGCCGATCGTGGCGGCGCTCCCCATCGTGGCCTACAACGGCGACACCACGGCGGTGCTCGTCGACATCTCGAAGACCTACACCGCCGACGTGGCGCTGTTCGGGCTCGAGAAGGGGCGGCGTGAGGCCTACCAGGTGCGGCGGCTGGACGAGAACCGCAGCTACCTGGGCGCGGTGCGGAGCTACCCGCAGAACGTCGAGGTGCGGGCCGTCCTCACCTACGACGCCGGCAAGGCGCCGAGCAACGCGGAGACCAACACCATCACGGTGGAGATGGCGCACTCGATGGTGGTGCTGCCGGCGACCCCGATGCAGGCACGACGCTGCGACAAGCGGGTGGGCTTCTTCTCGATCGACCAGACCGACTACGGCATCGACGCGCAGCGGGCGGTGGACCGCTGCTACATCAGCCGCTGGCGGCTGGAGCCGAAGGACACGGCGGCGTTCCAGCGGGGCGAGCTGGTGGAGCCGGTCAAGCAGATCGTGTACTACATCGACCCGGCCACCCCGCTCAAGTGGCGCCCCTTCCTCAAGCAGGGCGTGGACGACTGGAACGTCGCCTTCGCCGAGGCCGGATTCCGGAACGCCATCGTGGGCCGGGACCCGCCGACGGCCGCCGAGGACCCCGAGTTCGACCCGGAGGACGCCCGGTACTCGGTGATCCGCTACTACCCCTCGGACATCGAGAACGCCTACGGGCCCAGCGTGGTGGACCCGCGGAGCGGTGAGATCCTGGAGAGCGACATCGGCTGGTTCCACAACGTGATGAACCTGCTCCGCAACTGGTATCTGGTGCAGACCGCGGCGGTGAACCCCGACGCCCGCGGGGTGGCGTTTGCCGATGCCGTGATGGGCGAGCTGGTGCGGTTCGTGTCGAGCCACGAGGTGGGCCACACCCTCGGCCTGCCGCACAACATGAAGGCGTCGAGCGCGTACCCGGTCGACTCGCTCCGCTCGGCGAGCTTCACGCAGCGGATGGGCACCGCGCCCTCCATCATGGACTACGCGCGGTTCAACTATATCGCGCAGCCGGGCGACACCGGGGTGAGCTTCCACCCGGCCATCGGGGTGTACGACAAGTGGGCCATCCGGTGGGGCTACCGGCCCATCATCGGGGCCACCACGCCCGACGCCGAGAAGCCGATGCTCGACGGCTGGGTCCTCGAGCACGCCGGCGACCCGCTCTACCGCTTCGGCGACCCGAGCAGCATCGACCCGACCAGCCAGACCGAAGACCTGGGTGACGACGGCGTGAAGGCCGGCACCTACGGCATCGCCAACCTGAAGCGCATCGTTCCGCAGCTGCCCACCTACGCCTTCGAGCAGGGCGAGGACTACAGCCAGCTGCAGGAGATGTACCTCCAGGTGCTGGTGCAGTGGGGCCGGTACATGGGCCACGCGACCACCATCGTCGGCGGGGTGGAGCAGACCCGGAAGGCGCAGGGGCAGGACGGGCCGGTGTACACCATCGTGTCCCGCGCCCGGCAGAAGGCCGCCGTCCGGTTCCTGGCGGAGCAGGCCTTCGCCACGCCGACCTGGATGCTCAACCGCGACATCCTGAGCCGGTTCGAGCACGCCGGCGCCGTGGACCGGCTGCGGGCCCGGCAGGTGGCGGTGCTCAGCAACCTGCTCGAGCCGCGGCGGATGCAGCGCCTGATCGAGTCCGAGGCGGCCCTGGGGAAGGACGCCTACACGCTGGCAGAGCTGTTCACCGACGCCCACGCCGCGGTGTGGGGTGAACTGGCGGCGGCGCGACCGGTGGATGAGTACCGCCGCAACCTGCAGCGCGGCTACCTGGACCGGATGCAGTACCTGATGACCCAGGAGCTCCCGCCGATCCCGCCGGAGTTCGCGCGGTTCGTCACGGTGACCAACGTGAACGTCGGCCAGTCCGACATCCGCGCCTTCGCGCGTGGAGACCTGGAGCAGATCAAGCGGGAGGCCACGAGCGCCGCGGCACGCTCCACGGACCGGGTGACGGTGCTGCACCTGCGGGATGTGGTCGCGCGGGTGGAGGCGATTCTGGATCCGGAGAAGTAGGGCGGT
The Gemmatimonadota bacterium DNA segment above includes these coding regions:
- a CDS encoding zinc-dependent metalloprotease, with the translated sequence MIRHRLTAAALLLATAACAAAQPATTPAPAPGAAPATSANGGRPAGARADSTKTPKPRIKAFKDLITDKAKADSGLFTVWTQGDSTFYEIPNATLGREMLLVSRIARTATNIGYGGEETNESVVRWERQGDKILLRTVSYLNVADSTLPISRAVRAANFEPIVAALPIVAYNGDTTAVLVDISKTYTADVALFGLEKGRREAYQVRRLDENRSYLGAVRSYPQNVEVRAVLTYDAGKAPSNAETNTITVEMAHSMVVLPATPMQARRCDKRVGFFSIDQTDYGIDAQRAVDRCYISRWRLEPKDTAAFQRGELVEPVKQIVYYIDPATPLKWRPFLKQGVDDWNVAFAEAGFRNAIVGRDPPTAAEDPEFDPEDARYSVIRYYPSDIENAYGPSVVDPRSGEILESDIGWFHNVMNLLRNWYLVQTAAVNPDARGVAFADAVMGELVRFVSSHEVGHTLGLPHNMKASSAYPVDSLRSASFTQRMGTAPSIMDYARFNYIAQPGDTGVSFHPAIGVYDKWAIRWGYRPIIGATTPDAEKPMLDGWVLEHAGDPLYRFGDPSSIDPTSQTEDLGDDGVKAGTYGIANLKRIVPQLPTYAFEQGEDYSQLQEMYLQVLVQWGRYMGHATTIVGGVEQTRKAQGQDGPVYTIVSRARQKAAVRFLAEQAFATPTWMLNRDILSRFEHAGAVDRLRARQVAVLSNLLEPRRMQRLIESEAALGKDAYTLAELFTDAHAAVWGELAAARPVDEYRRNLQRGYLDRMQYLMTQELPPIPPEFARFVTVTNVNVGQSDIRAFARGDLEQIKREATSAAARSTDRVTVLHLRDVVARVEAILDPEK